The genomic region TTACCGACATTATTTGCGTACGGTCACAGTGAAATAAGAGCGGCCTGCGTAGACTCGTCATTTACAGCCTTAGTACAATATACCGAAAAATCGGCACATTAAGGGAATTCACGAAGCTGAAATAAGCAGAAATATACGCTGTATATTCCGTATATCTTGTATATCTCGTATATTTCTGTATATCTCGCTTATTTTGACaactgtcaacagaaaaataattcaatttcaactcgatggattttgctcAAACAAACTGCCATTGCGTAGCGCGCGATCTCAGGAACCTGGAaacgtaattagtttttcaatcggtttAATATTTaccgagcgataagactttgaaatcATGATGTGATcagtatcaaaaaaaaaacttttccaaagtcttatcgctcggtAAATATTAgaccgattgaaaaactaattacgttTCCAGGTTCCTGAGATCGCGCACTACGCAATGGCAGTTTGTTTGAGCAAAATCCGTcgagttgaaattgaattatttttctgttgacagttGTCAAAATAAGCGAGATATACAGAAATATACAGAAATATACGAGATATACAAGATATACGGAATATACAGCGTATATTTCTGCTTATTTCAGCTTCGTGAATTCCATTATTATTTAATGTCGTATATAGataaaatatcagaaaatgaATTAGCAATAGATCTGATCTAAGGttatccacgccattagtcgtataaatttatacgtcagagagggtttttttctcctttgttacgatctgtcagtttctctattttgcgatttagtatggaaatgaaaactaaaattgagatatctttgctgttttaagtggtttttcatatttttttggaccaaaatgttttaaagtgtatttggaatcgattgacattaacaaaataataaaacagaaaaaaatattttcacacaatctgttaatgccaatcgattccaaacacattttaaaacattttggtccaaaaaaatatgaaaaaccacttaaaacagcaaagatatctcagttttagttttcatttccatacaaaatcgcaaaataaaaaaactgacagatcgtaacaaaggagaaaaaagctctctctgacgtataaatttttacgactaatggcgtggatttcAGCTGTCAAAtcgtcatccatagagacagaACCAAAAAATTTCCGATCGACGAAACCTATAGATCGGGGGATTGCATCACCACTGTAAACCGCTCTGCTTAAAATTCATTACCGACACTCTGTGATAAATGTCGCATTCAATATATTGTCGGTAAAAAGGTGAAAAGTTCATGGAAAACGGGTATGATCACAATCTTACTGAACTTGTCTACCgtacaacgcataaaaaacTTAGTGCAAAAGAAGCAAGATTTCGAAAaagtaaacataaaaaattctctcacaaaatCGTTCATCTCTTTTGCACTAAGCTTTTTATGCGTTGTAGGGCAGCTCTGGACAAATCAAaggaaatgtaaaattgtatgTCACGATTTTCTTTAGTTGTTTTCCCCTCGACTTTACGAGTATTTGTTTTAGACTGTAAGCTGCAACGGAACATAAATGCTAATAACATCCGATTTATGCTTTAAAAAGGAATGTGAAAACTTTTCGAATCAGCAAGGGAGAACaaaagagaggaaaaaaattgaaaatcttaaagtTCTTGTGTGTTAGTTGTGTTCTTCTATCCAATGTTTTTCTGGATTAAAAGAAAGCAAAAACTTTTCACAAAGCTCTGATAAAGTGCCCTCATAAAAGTATAATTTCCCGTGTGGTAGTGGTTTAGTGGGATGCGCTGGAAactatttctttctttctttaaatagaaaaacccGGACTCGCTAACTTAGTTCATTGTCTGCAAAAGTTCGAATAAAACTTGGAATATAAAGCTGACACCAGCATCCGAATTAGGTCGGTAAATTGTGAGATATTTTAATGATTAGTGGTACCGTCCTTGAACTTTTGGCAGGAAAAACGTGTTTGTTAGTGGGCTGAAATGATAGTCGGTGTTCCTCCCTAAGAATTCAtcgaatttttacttttaattttaaactgCGTTAGTCATACATCTATTTAACGTCATCGGTTCACCCTGATTCttggatttatttttctttgaataaattttctgaaaattaattttcaatttgcataaaaacgAACACTTCAAAACGTTCAAAACTTTACGGAATGAATGCCGTTTCAATGAATTGTATAATGAGCTGTTTATGAATTCCTATTTTTTAAGGCGAAATGGTGACAAATTATACGCAGAGAGTGAAATATGGAGTTGAAGTGTTACGAAGGTTCACAagtttgatttgaatttttgttcaagGATCCGATTAAGATTCAGAGAACATTTTTGTAGCTTCTTAAGTGAAAAGACATGCATCACGGAAAATGACTTGATTCTCGGGAAGTATTGTAATAAAAAGTTTAAGCGAGGCAGCTCTCTAGCAATATCACACCGATGGTTTACAATCGGTGTGATATTGCTAGAGAGCTGCCTTGGTTTAAGGTTAAGTTTAAAGTGAAAAAGGGTCACATGAATTTTGTGGTTTCAATGGTTTAGAAGCGCAGAAGCGAGTCGTCATCTAAGCCTGTGTTGAATATCAGAttataatggaaaataaaacgtACTTGTCGAACCCATGAACATAAAACGGCCGTAATTCAAAATCATCACTTCTTCGTCATCCGTTCATTTATCTTGGAAAAAAACTCAAGGTAATCGATCGTACAAGAAATACACGTATGATATAAtcaatactctctctctctctcttctcTTAGCAAACAagctacttttattaaggtggtgaaagtgTCAAGTAGCCCTTGCactttacatgtaaattacagcgtagtcagtccAAATGTAGAATAGCGTTTGTAgcatacaaagaaataaggtgtgaatttgacacatagagcggagagtttgtttgctagagaaaGTATTGGTATCAAATAATCACAGAAGAGTTTTAGTTGAACAACGATATGCAAATAAATGCTGAAACTCATAATTTGATAGATGCTTTTTGCGCCCACGTGCAAATATAGGCATATAAAGACTGTTAGCACCCGGATGCaaacaaggctgtatactttggggaggtcacgcagatgcagatatgcgggttacacaccacgtttcatacaaaaaattcaccacgccatacaaattcaattttggtgaattcgTTTGtttggaaaaggtgtgttcccgcgtatctaataaaatggcgatctgcgtgacctccccaaagtatacagccttggatgCAAATAGACATataaagactatttgcacccaacAAAGTAATACTTGACTAGCCACTTTATTAGAGATGACGCCAATGGCACTGATACCACCAAAAATTATGTATTCGAATCTAATCAACAAAATGGGAACGGAAGAATATCCATGTATGTGTAGTAGGTGATGAGCGAATATGTGGCAGCGTCCTGGTCGGcgtataaaatgaaaatgtgaccAATCGGTAAATCAGAAATAACCCGTTCTAGCCGGACAGGCctgcggcctcgtgtcataattacacatctgcCTAATACAGTactttgtataaataactattatagtTAGTCGTTCGCAACAATCTGCGTTCATTCGGCAGGTTAAAagcttttaatttattatcactTTGATAGCCTACCTCAGTCTGTCAGAAATAACATTCCGactagggatgggagacgttcaaaattatcgatagtatcaatcgaaagaaactatcgataatcgattaatcatatcgttatcgataatttgataattatcgataattatcgataattatcgataattatcaaaatatcgaaattcgataattatcaaaatatcgatattttgatatttatctgaaaattcatgatcatgtaccgatatatcggaatatatcgataaatatcggattttcggaccgaaatatcgatatatcgaattatcgatatcttgataattatcaaaatatcaataattatcgattatcgatatatttttgataattttcgataaaaaaaagtcgataattatcgattatcgataatcgataattatcgataatcatttttattatcgcccatgcctaatTCCGACTGTATTTCTCGCATAGTAATCAATAAATGATGGcaagttttactttttgtgCCTACATTCttcttgaatattttcaataaattcgcAATATTATCCTATCAAtaaaaccaacgcacttcaagcatgagtgatactctaaatggggtactgaaacttgacagtgtgtcatataactgtaaaacactgttaaaaaccatttcatacaaaaagtactctatttggcagttGTCGACCATGATCTCTTttacttgaagtgcgttgataaaacagaaaatgtttatgtttCAGAGGTCCATATATTtaaatcgataaaatatttttgacaatgAGCGTATGTTTTCAATATAACTGAGGATATGCAATTGTTGGTGCATTTAAAAGTGCTGGCTTAACGACTGATATAGCTGGTTGAGGATATGCAATTGATACTGATCTGTAAGCAGGCTGAATGTAATTTGACTGTGCAACAACAGCTGGTTGTGATATAACTGCTGCTGGAGCTCCATAAGCTGGTTGTGCGTACGATTTAAGAATTGGTTGAATATAACTTGACTGTGCCACAAAAGCTGGTTTGGATACAAATGTTGCTGGAGCTGCATACGCTGGCTGTGCTACATACGATTTAAGAATTGGTTGGGAAACAATTGATTTCAATGCTGGCTGCACAATCGCTCCCTTCAATGGTTCTCGAACAACAACggcattaaatccatttattgAATCAGCAGTGTAGTCAACAGTACCTGTCATCACCAATTGATAGAACAATCTTTTGAATTCAAAACCGCAGACTAGCTTTCACAGATTTGACTTACGTTTGAATCCATCAGCATCGATTAGCGAGTATTGACCTTGAACATTATCTCCCGATCGGGTTTCCTGTTGATTTTTGACATCACCAGTATAGCTGTCTTGAACGTTGTATGAGAAAGAATATTGTGGATTTGGATCGTACTCATCCAGTTGTTTCGTCAAAATTGGTTGATCCAGACGCTGAAGAATTGGAGATTGGACAACTGCAGTTGGCAATAACCCAGCATTAACCACAGCAATAAGAGAAACAAGTGTTATAAactgaaatttcaatattgaaagttatcaaacaaatgaaattttaatgaaaacaaattttttactttaaatgcCATGTCTTCTGTTGTTTAGTTTCTGtgtaaaaagattttatttccttAGTACGTTGTCCTTTCGAGCACCGTGAACTGAATGATAATTCGATGCCAAAATTTTAactatttatacaaaattcaaCTGAAACCCACTATACATTGCACATATATGCACGACCATTGTCCGTTCGCTGCATCTACCGTGAAAAAAAATGCTCAAGGTAATCGATCGTACAGGCAGAAAAGCTGTATAGTACTATGAAAATCTGATGCAATATTGAAATGCATGGTATCATGTGAACACAGAAGTGTTTTAGTTGAACAACGATACGAACGTTATAATAAAAGGATCAGTTTGGataattttgtgttattcGGACGAACTTAGCTGTAAAGTAGACCGAATTTAACGTCGATTGTaatgtttatttgaaatgtgaaatgaaaaattcggTACAGGCTCTATCCCTTGAGCTATCCGTACCTATTTCAAGtcacattcaatttttgttaatcAAAGACAGtttttatcaaattacttTCTGAAACACGTTTTATGCGTTGCAGCACTGTAGGCAAACATGCATATTATCACTATCTTTAGGAGTATATTGACTCGCACTTGATATTAAAAAAGAAAGTGCCGGAGATGCTTGGAAAAAATTCGCACAGAGCAAAAAATACGCTGGTACCGGAAGAATTGTCTATCGATACCAGTTTCTCAAAGAAATACCAAATATTCTAAAATTACGTAACAATAATCACGTACTCAAATCATATGATATTAGTCGACAGTTAAAGTTggttttttcataaaaaatattttattcaaaaacatgaggtaaagttaactttacttcaCGGAGCCAAAACTAtagtttttgaatgaaataccTTACTTtacaatggggcaaatgattCAAATGGTatttcttgtgtgtttaccgacctggcaaatttcacacaagataTCCATTTGCATCATTTgcatcatttgccccattggtAAAGAATGTCATGGTCATGGTCATCTCGTATTTTGTGCCGCACAAAATACGAGATCATCGGGACTTCGACGGAGAAGTTAATTTCTCATATTAGAAATATCTCCTCCTACTGATTTCCTTCTGATGGAAATTGCTATGACGCCGTATGaccagtaaaatatttttttataaataaaaccaacTTTAACTGTCGACTAATTTCATATGATTTGAGTACGTTCTTAAATGTTACGTAAATTTTAGGATATTAGGTATTCATTGACATCGATAGGCATCGATAGGCAATTCTTACGGTACCAGCGTATTTTGTGCTCTGTGAGAACTTCTGCCAGATCCGGAGATGcctcaaaaaaatatctgtGGCAAAACAAATTGGATGATCCTACATTCTCAAATGCATTATTGATTGAtgtataaaaaatgtaaaagtgaATAAAGTCAAcgacattaattttaaatgaataatatGATGTTAAAGTTCATAAatcgtagaacaatttttcttttagatTAATAATCTtcattgattgaaaatataaaaacagaaattttgcaaaatactCCATATTGCACGCGTAATTCATGTATATTATGCACAATCTAAATACAAAGTAAAAGTATTCAAACTGATCGTTTCCATTATTTCGTTCATATCGTTCAACTAAAACACTTCTGTGTTCATCATATGATACCAAGTTATTTCTTTATTGCATCAGTTTTTCACAGCACAGCTTTTCTACCGGTACGATCGATTACCTTGAGCTTTTCTGTAGATTTCAGTTCAATTCAAACATTATCGTCTTGTACTGGGCTGATCAGAAATTTCTGTATAAATAGTTACATTTTTGGCATCGAATTATCATTCAGTTCACGGTGCTCGACAGGACAACGTACTaaggaaataaaatctttttacgCAGAAACTAAACAACAGAAGACATGgcatttaaagtaaaaaatttgttttcattaaaatttcatttgtttgataactttcaatattgaaatttcagtTTATAACGCTTGTTTCTCTTATTGCTGCGGTTAATGCTGGGTTGTTGCCAACTGCAGTTGTGCAATCTCCAATTCTTCAGCGTCTGGATCAACCAATTTTGACGAAACAATTGGAAGCGTACGATCCAAATCCACAATATTCTTTCTCATACAACGTTCAAGACAGCTACACTGGTgatgtcaaaaatcaaaaggaaaCCCGATCGGGAGATAATGTTCAAGGCCAATACTCGTTAATCGATGCTGATGGATTCAAACGTAAGTCAAAATTGTCTACCGacttcaattcaaaattattcaataaattcgtGATGACAGGTACTGTTGACTACTCTGCTGATTcaataaatggatttaatgccGTTGTTGTTCGAGAACCATTGAAGGGAGCGATTGTGCAGCCAGCATTGAAATCAATTGTTTCCCAACCAACACTTAAATCGTATGTAGCACAGCCAGCGTATGCAG from Bradysia coprophila strain Holo2 unplaced genomic scaffold, BU_Bcop_v1 contig_339, whole genome shotgun sequence harbors:
- the LOC119079840 gene encoding cuticle protein-like isoform X1; translated protein: MAFKFITLVSLIAVVNAGLLPTAVVQSPILQRLDQPILTKQLDEYDPNPQYSFSYNVQDSYTGDVKNQQETRSGDNVQGQYSLIDADGFKRTVDYTADSINGFNAVVVREPLKGAIVQPALKSIVSQPILKSYVAQPAYAAPATFVSKPAFVAQSSYIQPILKSYAQPAYGAPAAVISQPAVVAQSNYIQPAYRSVSIAYPQPAISVVKPALLNAPTIAYPQLY
- the LOC119079840 gene encoding larval cuticle protein A2B-like isoform X2, with protein sequence MAFKFITLVSLIAVVNAGLLPTAVVQSPILQRLDQPILTKQLDEYDPNPQYSFSYNVQDSYTGDVKNQQETRSGDNVQGQYSLIDADGFKRTVDYTADSINGFNAVVVREPLKGAIVQPALKSIVSQPILKSYVAQPAYAAPATFVSKPAFVAQSSYIQPILKSYAQPAYGAPAAVISQPAVVAQSNYIQPAYRSLVISYT
- the LOC119079841 gene encoding cuticle protein-like; this translates as MAFKFITLVSLIAAVNAGLLPTAVVQSPILQRLDQPILTKQLEAYDPNPQYSFSYNVQDSYTGDVKNQKETRSGDNVQGQYSLIDADGFKRTVDYSADSINGFNAVVVREPLKGAIVQPALKSIVSQPTLKSYVAQPAYAAPATFVSKPAFVAQSSYIQPILKSYAQPDYGAPAAVISQPAVVAQSNYIQPAYRSVSIAYPQPAISVVKPALLNAPTIAYPQLY